From Catharus ustulatus isolate bCatUst1 chromosome 6, bCatUst1.pri.v2, whole genome shotgun sequence, a single genomic window includes:
- the RPS13 gene encoding 40S ribosomal protein S13, translated as MGRMHAPGKGLSQSALPYRRSVPTWLKLTSDDVKEQIYKLAKKGLTPSQIGVILRDSHGVAQVRFVTGNKILRILKSKGLAPDLPEDLYHLIKKAVAVRKHLERNRKDKDAKFRLILIESRIHRLARYYKTKRVLPPNWKYESSTASALVA; from the exons ATGGGTCGCATGCACGCTCCGGG AAAGGGCCTGTCCCAGTCGGCCTTGCCCTACAGGCGCAGCGTGCCCACG TGGCTGAAACTTACTTCTGATGATGTAAAGGAACAGATCTACAAGTTGGCTAAAAAAGGCCTGACTCCCTCCCAAATTG GTGTGATCCTGAGGGATTCCCACGGTGTTGCCCAGGTTCGCTTTGTTACTGGCAACAAGATTCTGAGAATCCTTAAATCCAAGGGACTGGCCCCAGACCTCCCAGAGGATCTCTATCACTTGATCAAGAAAGCAGTTGCTGTTCGCAAGCATCttgagagaaacagaaag GACAAAGATGCCAAGTTCCGCCTGATTCTGATTGAGAGCAGGATCCATAGGTTGGCTCGCTACTACAAAACCAAGAGAGTGCTGCCACCCAACTGGAAGTA tGAATCATCGACAGCTTCTGCCCTGGTCGCATAA